From Nocardia sp. XZ_19_385, the proteins below share one genomic window:
- a CDS encoding MCE family protein yields MDDRILLGKRSPAFLGTLGLFLILCATVSAFYIDRLPIIGAGIKYTAEFSEAAGLKQGNEVRIAGVKVGSVHDIRLDGDKVLVDFRTQNAWIGNETTASIQIKTVLGQKYLALDPRGSTAADPAERIPLTRTVTPYDVMEAFTDATQQIEQIDTAQLATSMRVLSEAFATTPGELRGSIDGLGRLSETIAKRDEQLKKLFAATRQTTQVLADRNAEFEQLLTTGGQLFAELNIRQHSIHQLLTGAQTVAIELSRLVRDNEAQIGPALTNLRGAIDLLNANEQNLSKALELAAPFYGLYANVLGTGRWFDAVIVNLIPPALPELPGYRDPVRNMGGS; encoded by the coding sequence ATGGACGACCGGATCCTGCTCGGCAAACGCAGCCCCGCCTTCCTGGGCACGCTCGGGTTGTTCCTGATCCTCTGCGCGACGGTGTCGGCGTTCTATATAGACCGGTTGCCGATCATCGGGGCGGGCATCAAATACACCGCTGAATTCTCCGAGGCGGCGGGCCTGAAGCAGGGCAACGAGGTCCGCATCGCCGGGGTGAAAGTCGGTTCGGTGCACGATATTCGGCTCGACGGCGACAAGGTGCTGGTCGACTTCCGCACCCAGAACGCCTGGATCGGCAACGAGACCACCGCCTCGATCCAGATCAAGACGGTGCTGGGGCAGAAATACCTGGCGCTGGACCCTCGGGGGTCGACGGCGGCCGATCCGGCCGAACGAATTCCGCTGACGCGCACCGTAACTCCGTATGACGTGATGGAGGCGTTCACCGACGCCACCCAGCAGATCGAGCAGATCGACACCGCGCAACTGGCCACCAGCATGCGGGTGCTGTCGGAGGCCTTCGCGACCACACCCGGCGAATTGCGCGGCTCCATCGACGGTCTCGGCCGCCTCTCGGAAACCATCGCCAAGCGCGACGAGCAGCTGAAGAAACTGTTCGCCGCGACCCGGCAGACCACCCAGGTGCTGGCCGACCGCAACGCGGAGTTCGAGCAACTGCTCACCACCGGCGGGCAGTTGTTCGCGGAGTTGAACATTCGGCAGCACTCGATCCATCAACTGCTCACCGGCGCGCAGACTGTCGCGATCGAATTGAGCAGGCTGGTGCGCGACAACGAGGCGCAGATCGGCCCCGCGCTGACCAATCTGCGCGGTGCCATCGATCTGCTCAACGCCAACGAGCAGAACCTTTCCAAGGCGCTGGAACTGGCCGCACCGTTCTATGGGCTGTACGCCAACGTGCTCGGCACCGGCCGCTGGTTCGACGCGGTGATCGTCAACCTGATTCCGCCCGCCCTGCCGGAACTCCCGGGCTACCGCGATCCCGTCCGCAATATGGGAGGCAGCTGA
- a CDS encoding MCE family protein yields the protein MSTVWRGTGAPLLKLIVFMIVTLIATTVLALSIANYTGGGTPFKAIFADATGLNKGDEVRIAGVRIGKVTKISIKDKRLALVDFQVQDRKWLPASTIAAIRYRNLVGQRYLALEQGAGEQGRKLNKGATIPIEHTKPALDLTTLFNGFRPLFRTLTAEDVNKLAFEIIQVFQGEQGTIHDLVASTASLTNKIADKDAVIGDLVTNLTRVLDAVNKRDDQFDELIVNTSALVAGLAAQRDVIGSSVSSLGNLASATSDLLVPVVPTLQGSIAGLSQLTGTLTARSGEVNQALANLPRKMEKLGRVGSYGSWFQFYLCGIDIVVGPGAVDAPQLNLPAGMPTINQPLYTNAAPRCSGRAR from the coding sequence ATGAGTACCGTCTGGCGCGGCACCGGCGCACCGTTGCTCAAACTGATCGTCTTCATGATCGTGACGCTCATCGCGACCACCGTCCTGGCGCTGTCCATCGCCAACTACACCGGCGGCGGCACCCCGTTCAAAGCGATCTTCGCCGACGCCACCGGGCTGAACAAGGGCGACGAGGTGCGCATCGCCGGCGTGCGGATCGGCAAGGTCACCAAGATCTCCATCAAGGACAAGCGCCTGGCCCTGGTGGATTTCCAGGTGCAGGACCGGAAGTGGTTGCCCGCCTCCACGATTGCCGCCATCCGGTACCGGAACCTGGTCGGCCAGCGGTATCTCGCGCTGGAGCAGGGCGCGGGTGAACAGGGCCGGAAACTGAACAAGGGCGCGACCATCCCGATCGAGCACACCAAGCCCGCGCTCGATCTCACCACGCTGTTCAACGGTTTCCGCCCGCTGTTCCGCACCCTCACCGCCGAGGATGTGAACAAGCTGGCGTTCGAGATCATCCAGGTCTTCCAGGGCGAGCAGGGCACCATCCACGATCTGGTGGCGAGTACCGCCAGCCTGACCAACAAGATCGCCGACAAGGACGCGGTGATCGGCGATCTGGTCACCAACCTGACCCGGGTGCTCGACGCGGTGAACAAGCGCGATGATCAGTTCGACGAACTGATCGTGAACACCTCGGCGCTGGTCGCCGGGTTGGCCGCGCAGCGTGACGTGATCGGCTCGTCGGTGAGCTCGCTGGGCAATCTGGCCTCGGCTACCTCCGATCTGCTGGTGCCGGTGGTGCCGACGCTGCAGGGCTCCATCGCCGGATTGAGCCAGCTGACCGGCACGTTGACCGCGCGCTCCGGCGAGGTGAACCAGGCGCTGGCGAATCTGCCGCGGAAGATGGAAAAGCTCGGTCGCGTAGGCAGTTACGGCTCCTGGTTCCAGTTCTATCTCTGCGGGATCGACATCGTGGTGGGCCCGGGCGCGGTGGACGCCCCGCAGCTCAACCTGCCCGCCGGGATGCCCACGATCAACCAGCCGCTGTACACCAACGCCGCGCCGCGCTGTTCCGGGAGGGCCCGCTGA
- a CDS encoding MCE family protein — MSGGARWRATEPFRIRLLGIAFFLILALFVWVCVAVYNKQFVKSVDVELITDSVGNALTRNAEVKARGVTVGEVRASRAEDDKVILDLAIDPGKATMIPVNATARLLPKTLFGERYVDLVLPGEPSALHLTNGVVLQQDRSGNAIELSRVFDDLLPLLQAIPPQNLAATLGALAQALVGQGGNLGAAVDDLENVFRQVNGVLPELQDGLRSLATVAATYSDALPQLIAALDNLRTTNATIVQRRGQIDELYAILTPASASTADFLIANRDNIIELAADSRPALEMLAEYSPTYTCAMANFAKMKPRIDNIFGVGTDRPGSRVSIELTNTRGKYLPNQDEPRWLDTRGPACFAEFPVGVDAGQYPGGPNNDGSYQPPSRYPGDQTIGSMEAPQYAMYPTLAGTPSEQRSLGAIYGAAHGVSPDQVPGWLTRAGAPAFRGSQVSVR; from the coding sequence ATGAGTGGCGGCGCGCGGTGGCGTGCGACCGAGCCGTTCCGGATCCGTCTGCTCGGTATCGCGTTCTTCTTGATCCTCGCGCTGTTCGTGTGGGTGTGCGTCGCGGTCTACAACAAGCAGTTCGTGAAATCGGTGGACGTCGAGCTGATCACCGACAGCGTGGGGAACGCGCTGACCCGCAACGCCGAGGTGAAGGCCCGCGGCGTCACCGTCGGAGAGGTGCGGGCCAGCCGGGCCGAGGACGACAAGGTCATCCTGGATCTGGCCATCGATCCGGGCAAGGCCACCATGATCCCGGTCAACGCGACCGCCCGGCTGCTACCCAAGACGCTGTTCGGTGAACGGTATGTGGATCTGGTGCTGCCCGGGGAGCCCAGCGCGCTGCACCTCACCAACGGCGTCGTCCTGCAACAGGATCGCAGCGGCAACGCGATCGAGCTGAGCCGGGTCTTCGACGATCTGCTGCCGCTGCTGCAAGCCATTCCGCCGCAGAATCTGGCGGCGACGCTGGGTGCGCTGGCGCAAGCGCTGGTGGGGCAGGGCGGGAATCTCGGTGCCGCCGTCGATGATCTGGAGAATGTCTTCCGGCAGGTCAACGGCGTACTGCCGGAACTGCAGGACGGGTTGCGCAGCCTGGCCACCGTCGCGGCTACCTACTCCGACGCCTTGCCGCAGCTGATCGCGGCGCTCGACAACCTCCGCACCACCAACGCGACCATCGTGCAGCGCCGCGGTCAGATCGACGAGCTGTACGCGATCTTGACCCCTGCCTCGGCAAGCACCGCGGATTTCCTGATCGCCAACCGCGACAACATCATCGAGCTGGCCGCCGACTCCCGGCCCGCCCTGGAGATGCTCGCCGAGTACTCGCCGACCTACACCTGCGCGATGGCGAACTTCGCCAAGATGAAGCCGCGCATCGACAACATCTTCGGCGTCGGCACCGATCGGCCGGGTTCGCGGGTGAGCATCGAATTGACCAATACCCGCGGCAAATACCTGCCGAACCAGGACGAGCCGCGCTGGCTCGACACCCGCGGCCCGGCGTGCTTCGCGGAATTCCCGGTGGGCGTGGACGCCGGCCAGTATCCGGGCGGGCCGAACAACGACGGGTCCTATCAGCCGCCGAGCCGCTATCCCGGTGATCAGACCATCGGTTCGATGGAGGCGCCGCAATACGCGATGTACCCGACGCTGGCCGGTACGCCCAGTGAACAGCGGTCGCTCGGCGCGATCTACGGTGCGGCGCACGGGGTTTCGCCGGATCAGGTACCCGGCTGGCTGACCCGGGCCGGGGCGCCCGCCTTTCGGGGAAGCCAGGTGAGTGTGCGATGA
- a CDS encoding ABC transporter permease — MLFYSRAIAWIPRTAVHYRKEVQRLLAEVTFGSGALAVIGGTIGVIVFMSMSVGFVVGLQGFKALDALGTSVLTGFLTAYINTREIAPLTAALALSATVGCGFTAQLGAMRISEEIDALEVMAVPGIPFLVTTRVIAGFLAVIPLYIVGLLGTYLASRTVSIWFEGQSSGAYDHYFSLFLPPQDVLYSFLKVLIFAFVIILVHCYYGFNATGGPAGVGIAVGRAVRSAIVLVNVLDFFLSLAIWGTSTTVRIAG, encoded by the coding sequence ATGCTGTTCTACTCGCGTGCCATCGCCTGGATTCCGCGTACCGCGGTGCATTACCGCAAGGAAGTACAGCGGCTGCTGGCCGAGGTGACCTTCGGTTCCGGTGCGCTCGCGGTGATCGGCGGCACCATCGGGGTGATCGTGTTCATGTCCATGTCGGTCGGTTTCGTCGTCGGCCTGCAGGGTTTCAAGGCCCTGGACGCGCTCGGCACCTCGGTGCTCACCGGCTTCCTCACCGCCTACATCAACACCCGCGAAATCGCCCCGCTCACTGCGGCTTTGGCATTGTCGGCGACGGTGGGCTGCGGTTTCACCGCGCAATTGGGCGCGATGCGGATCTCGGAGGAGATCGACGCGCTCGAAGTGATGGCGGTGCCCGGTATTCCGTTCCTGGTGACGACCCGGGTGATCGCGGGATTCCTCGCGGTCATTCCGCTCTACATCGTGGGCCTGCTCGGCACCTACCTGGCCTCGCGGACGGTCAGCATCTGGTTCGAAGGGCAATCCAGTGGCGCCTACGACCACTATTTCAGCCTGTTCCTGCCACCTCAGGACGTGCTGTATTCGTTCCTCAAGGTGCTGATCTTCGCGTTCGTGATCATCCTGGTGCACTGCTACTACGGCTTCAACGCCACCGGCGGGCCGGCGGGTGTGGGTATCGCGGTGGGGCGGGCGGTGCGCTCGGCGATCGTGCTCGTGAATGTGCTGGACTTCTTTCTCAGCCTGGCTATTTGGGGGACGTCGACGACGGTTCGGATCGCGGGATGA
- a CDS encoding ABC transporter permease: MNPTLVRFRTPVESAFGQAGNIFALLADVARKTFKPPFQWREFIEQSWFIASVSILPSALVAIPFGAVVSLQTGSLVKQLGAESFTGATSVLATVQQAAPVVTALIIAGAAGSAVAADLGSRTIREEIDAMEVLGVDPIHRLVVPRVLGMMLVAVLLNGLVSVVGIAGGYFFNVLLQGGTPGAYLASFSALAQLPDLWIGEIKALIFGLLAGVIAAYKGLHPGRGPKGVGEAVNQSVVITFLVLFFVNLVLTLVYLQVVPAKGA; this comes from the coding sequence GTGAACCCCACCCTGGTGCGTTTCCGGACTCCGGTCGAGTCCGCATTCGGCCAGGCCGGCAACATCTTTGCGCTCCTCGCCGACGTGGCGCGCAAGACGTTCAAGCCGCCGTTCCAGTGGCGGGAGTTCATCGAGCAGTCCTGGTTCATCGCCAGTGTCTCGATCCTGCCCAGCGCGTTGGTGGCCATCCCGTTCGGCGCCGTTGTCTCGTTGCAGACGGGTTCGCTCGTCAAACAGCTCGGCGCCGAATCCTTCACGGGGGCTACCAGTGTGCTCGCCACTGTGCAGCAGGCCGCCCCGGTCGTCACCGCGCTGATCATCGCGGGCGCCGCCGGGTCGGCGGTCGCCGCCGATCTCGGTTCGCGCACCATCCGCGAGGAGATCGACGCGATGGAGGTGCTCGGCGTCGACCCGATCCATCGGCTGGTGGTGCCGCGGGTGCTGGGGATGATGCTGGTGGCGGTGCTGCTCAACGGTTTGGTGTCGGTGGTCGGCATCGCCGGTGGCTATTTCTTCAATGTGCTGCTGCAGGGCGGTACTCCGGGCGCCTATCTCGCCTCGTTCTCGGCGCTGGCGCAGTTGCCGGACCTGTGGATCGGTGAGATCAAGGCGCTGATCTTCGGGCTGCTGGCCGGAGTTATCGCCGCGTACAAGGGATTACATCCCGGCCGGGGGCCGAAAGGCGTCGGTGAGGCCGTGAATCAGTCCGTGGTGATCACCTTCTTGGTGCTGTTCTTCGTGAATTTGGTGCTGACGCTGGTCTATCTGCAGGTTGTCCCGGCCAAGGGCGCCTGA
- a CDS encoding ABC transporter ATP-binding protein — protein MGVEVRTESVTKSFGSQRIWQDVSITLPSGEVSALLGPSGTGKSVFLKSLIGLLRPERGSIYIDGTDITTCSNKELYEIRKLFGVLFQDGALFGSMNLFDNTAFPLREHTKKSESEIRKIVMEKLELTGLLGAEGKLPGEISGGMRKRAGLARALVLDPQIILVDEPDSGLDPVRTSYLSQLLLDINAQIDATILIVTHNINLARTVPDNIGMLFRRQLVMFGPREVLLTSDEPVVKQFLNGRMIGPIGMSEEKDEAQMAREQAMADAGHHHGGTEEVEGIIPQMKAQPGMPVRQAVARRQARVREIMHTLPRAAQDAIRESLQGEGDTQVLPAYTQAGPNYDGGTQELGGGYDTTVRHNTTKG, from the coding sequence GTGGGCGTCGAAGTCAGGACCGAAAGTGTAACCAAGTCCTTTGGTTCACAGCGTATTTGGCAGGACGTGAGTATTACGCTGCCCTCCGGTGAGGTCAGTGCCCTGCTGGGCCCCTCCGGTACCGGTAAGTCCGTCTTCCTGAAGTCGCTGATCGGTCTGCTGCGCCCCGAGCGCGGCTCCATCTACATCGACGGCACCGACATCACCACCTGCTCCAACAAGGAGCTCTACGAGATCCGCAAGCTCTTCGGTGTGCTGTTCCAGGACGGCGCGCTGTTCGGCTCGATGAACCTCTTCGACAACACGGCGTTCCCGCTGCGTGAGCACACGAAGAAGTCCGAGTCCGAGATCCGCAAGATCGTCATGGAGAAGCTGGAGCTCACCGGTCTGCTCGGCGCCGAAGGCAAACTGCCCGGCGAGATCTCCGGTGGTATGCGCAAGCGCGCCGGGCTGGCCCGCGCGCTGGTGCTGGACCCGCAGATCATCCTCGTCGACGAGCCCGACTCCGGTCTGGACCCGGTACGTACCTCGTACCTGTCGCAGCTGCTGCTCGACATCAACGCCCAGATCGACGCCACGATCCTGATCGTGACGCACAACATCAACCTGGCCCGCACCGTGCCCGACAACATCGGCATGCTGTTCCGCCGCCAGCTGGTCATGTTCGGCCCGCGCGAGGTGCTGCTCACCTCCGACGAGCCCGTGGTCAAGCAGTTCCTCAACGGCCGCATGATCGGCCCGATCGGCATGTCCGAGGAGAAGGACGAGGCGCAGATGGCCCGCGAGCAGGCCATGGCCGACGCCGGTCACCACCACGGCGGCACCGAAGAGGTCGAAGGCATCATTCCGCAGATGAAGGCGCAGCCGGGTATGCCGGTTCGCCAGGCGGTTGCTCGTCGTCAGGCGCGCGTCCGCGAGATCATGCACACGCTGCCCCGTGCGGCGCAGGACGCGATCCGCGAATCTCTCCAGGGCGAGGGTGACACGCAGGTGCTTCCGGCCTACACGCAGGCCGGACCCAACTACGACGGTGGCACACAGGAATTGGGCGGCGGGTACGACACGACCGTGCGCCACAACACAACTAAAGGGTAG
- the rplL gene encoding 50S ribosomal protein L7/L12, producing the protein MANVDELLETIGGMTLLELSEFVKAFEDKFDVKAAAPVAMAGPAGPAAAADAVEEQDEFDVILEGAGDKKIQVIKVVREIVSGLGLKEAKDLVEGAPKAILEKVAKDAAEAAKAKLEEAGAKVSVK; encoded by the coding sequence ATGGCTAACGTTGACGAGCTGCTCGAGACCATCGGCGGAATGACCCTGCTGGAGCTGTCCGAGTTCGTGAAGGCGTTCGAGGACAAGTTCGACGTCAAGGCTGCCGCTCCGGTCGCCATGGCGGGCCCGGCCGGCCCGGCCGCCGCTGCCGACGCCGTCGAAGAGCAGGACGAGTTCGACGTCATCCTCGAGGGTGCCGGCGACAAGAAGATCCAGGTCATCAAGGTCGTTCGCGAGATCGTCTCCGGCCTGGGCCTGAAGGAAGCCAAGGACCTGGTCGAGGGCGCCCCGAAGGCGATCCTGGAGAAGGTTGCCAAGGACGCCGCCGAGGCTGCCAAGGCGAAGCTGGAAGAGGCCGGCGCCAAGGTCTCGGTCAAGTAA
- the rplJ gene encoding 50S ribosomal protein L10, translating to MAKPEKVTAVAEITEQFKSSTATVVTEYRGLSVGKITELRRALGTGATYSVAKNTLVKRAAAEAGVEGLDDLFVGPTAITFIKGEPVDAAKALKAFAKDNKALIIKGGYMDGVALSVSEVERIADLESREVLLAKLAGAMKANLSKAAATFAAPATKMARLLVALEEKQRAGGAVADAPAADAE from the coding sequence ATGGCAAAACCTGAGAAGGTCACCGCGGTCGCGGAGATCACGGAGCAGTTCAAGAGCTCGACGGCCACTGTTGTCACGGAATACCGTGGCCTTTCGGTCGGCAAGATCACCGAGCTGCGTCGTGCCCTGGGCACCGGCGCCACTTACTCCGTCGCCAAGAACACCCTGGTCAAGCGCGCTGCCGCCGAGGCTGGCGTCGAAGGCCTGGATGACTTGTTCGTCGGTCCGACCGCTATCACCTTCATCAAGGGTGAGCCGGTCGACGCCGCGAAGGCGCTCAAGGCTTTCGCCAAGGACAACAAGGCGCTGATCATCAAGGGCGGATACATGGACGGCGTCGCGCTGTCCGTGTCCGAAGTTGAGCGGATCGCCGACCTGGAGTCCCGCGAGGTCCTGCTGGCCAAGCTGGCCGGCGCGATGAAGGCCAACCTGTCGAAGGCTGCCGCCACGTTCGCCGCTCCGGCGACGAAGATGGCTCGCCTGCTCGTGGCCCTGGAGGAGAAGCAGCGCGCCGGTGGCGCCGTTGCCGATGCTCCGGCCGCCGACGCCGAATAA
- a CDS encoding MFS transporter, with protein MATSIVDPPQLLERRSQRFLALAVICLAELLVVLDNTIVNVALPSIGVELRTNVSGLQWVVDAFTLTFAGLLLAFGNLGDRYGRKRMMMLGLGGVAAMSIAGALSESMGAVIASRAAMGIFAAAVFPATLALIINIFTERRERALAIAAWTAMAGFAIAIGPISGGWLLEHFSWHSVFWINVPVAIVALAATWFWVPESRSPQVGKLDLPGIALSIAGITLVVWAIIEAPHNGWLSFTTLGTAALGVALSAAFIGWELRTRAPILDMRLFRNRRFSLPALSIAIGYFSMFGFLFLITQYFQGVREYTPLEFGIASLPFAFSVAIGAPVATLLAQRLGTTPVIVFGLLLTGLGLYLGGQVTVDSAYLTDVLPSMVSMAFGLAIVQGPATESIMGALPLDEAGAGSAVNDTTREIGGTLGVAVLGSIVASYYTTRVEPLIAKVPATLMTEDQKSLVQASPLSVLELRKRELPSFLEGQRENLITAMKSAALEGSHAASLVAAAAVVVCAVIVAIFLPWGVPEGESVLLGWRKSADAE; from the coding sequence ATGGCAACCTCCATAGTCGATCCACCACAGCTGCTGGAACGACGATCGCAGCGCTTCCTCGCCCTGGCCGTGATCTGCCTGGCAGAACTGCTGGTCGTCCTCGACAACACCATCGTCAACGTGGCATTACCGTCCATCGGTGTCGAGCTGCGGACCAACGTCAGCGGCTTGCAGTGGGTGGTGGACGCGTTCACGCTCACGTTCGCCGGCCTGCTGCTGGCCTTCGGCAATCTCGGTGACCGCTACGGGCGGAAACGGATGATGATGCTCGGCCTGGGCGGCGTCGCCGCGATGTCGATCGCGGGTGCGCTCTCGGAATCCATGGGCGCGGTCATCGCCTCCCGCGCTGCCATGGGCATCTTCGCGGCAGCTGTCTTCCCCGCGACGCTGGCCCTGATCATCAATATCTTCACCGAACGCCGCGAACGGGCGCTCGCGATCGCCGCCTGGACCGCCATGGCCGGTTTCGCCATCGCGATCGGCCCGATCTCGGGCGGCTGGCTGCTGGAGCATTTCTCCTGGCATTCGGTGTTCTGGATCAATGTGCCGGTGGCGATAGTGGCTTTGGCGGCCACCTGGTTCTGGGTGCCGGAATCGCGCTCCCCGCAGGTCGGCAAGCTGGATCTGCCCGGCATCGCGCTGTCCATCGCCGGCATCACGCTGGTGGTGTGGGCCATCATCGAGGCGCCGCACAACGGCTGGTTGTCGTTCACCACCCTCGGTACCGCGGCGCTCGGCGTGGCGCTCTCGGCCGCGTTCATCGGCTGGGAATTACGTACCCGCGCACCGATTCTCGACATGCGGCTGTTCCGGAACCGCCGATTCTCCCTGCCCGCCTTGTCGATCGCGATCGGCTACTTCTCGATGTTCGGGTTCCTGTTCCTGATCACCCAGTACTTCCAGGGCGTCCGCGAATACACCCCGCTCGAATTCGGTATCGCCTCACTGCCGTTCGCGTTCTCCGTCGCGATCGGCGCACCGGTCGCCACCCTGCTCGCGCAGCGCCTCGGCACCACGCCGGTCATCGTGTTCGGCCTGCTACTCACCGGCTTGGGCCTCTACCTCGGCGGCCAGGTCACCGTGGACAGCGCCTATCTCACCGACGTGCTGCCCTCGATGGTCTCGATGGCTTTCGGCCTGGCCATCGTGCAGGGCCCGGCCACCGAATCCATCATGGGCGCACTGCCTTTGGATGAAGCGGGCGCGGGTTCCGCGGTGAACGACACCACCCGCGAAATCGGCGGCACCCTCGGCGTCGCGGTGCTCGGCTCGATTGTGGCCTCCTACTACACGACTCGCGTCGAACCGCTGATCGCGAAGGTCCCCGCCACGCTCATGACCGAGGACCAGAAGAGCCTCGTCCAGGCCAGCCCGCTCAGCGTGCTGGAGCTCCGCAAGCGGGAACTGCCGTCCTTCCTGGAGGGCCAGCGCGAAAACCTCATCACCGCAATGAAATCCGCGGCCCTGGAGGGCTCGCACGCCGCCTCGCTGGTCGCCGCGGCCGCGGTGGTGGTCTGCGCCGTGATCGTCGCGATCTTCCTGCCCTGGGGTGTCCCGGAAGGCGAATCCGTCCTGCTCGGCTGGCGGAAGTCCGCCGACGCCGAGTAG
- the rplA gene encoding 50S ribosomal protein L1 → MAKRSKAYLAAAEKVDKDKLYSPLTAARLAKETATTKTDATVEVAVRLGVDPRKADQMVRGTVNLPHGTGKTARVIVFAVGDKAAEAEAAGADAVGAEDLIERIQGGWLDFDAAIATPDQMAKVGRIARVLGPRGLMPNPKTGTVTPDVTKAVNDIKGGKINFRVDKQANLHFVIGKASFDDAKLVENYGAALEEILRVKPSTAKGRYVKKITVSTNTGPGIPVDPNRTRNLLEEDAQ, encoded by the coding sequence ATGGCAAAACGAAGCAAGGCGTACCTCGCCGCGGCCGAGAAGGTCGACAAGGACAAGCTGTACTCCCCGCTGACCGCTGCGCGGCTGGCGAAGGAGACCGCCACCACCAAGACCGACGCGACCGTCGAGGTCGCCGTTCGTCTCGGTGTGGATCCCCGTAAGGCCGACCAGATGGTCCGCGGCACGGTCAACCTGCCGCACGGCACCGGTAAGACCGCCCGCGTCATCGTGTTCGCGGTCGGCGACAAGGCCGCCGAGGCCGAGGCCGCCGGTGCGGACGCCGTCGGCGCCGAGGACCTGATCGAGCGGATCCAGGGCGGCTGGCTGGACTTCGACGCCGCGATCGCCACCCCGGATCAGATGGCCAAGGTCGGCCGCATCGCGCGTGTCCTGGGCCCGCGCGGTCTGATGCCGAACCCGAAGACGGGCACCGTCACCCCCGATGTGACCAAGGCCGTCAACGACATCAAGGGCGGCAAGATCAACTTCCGCGTCGACAAGCAGGCCAACCTGCACTTCGTCATCGGCAAGGCGTCCTTCGACGATGCCAAGCTGGTGGAGAACTACGGCGCCGCGCTGGAGGAGATCCTGCGTGTGAAGCCCTCGACCGCCAAGGGCCGCTACGTCAAGAAGATCACGGTTTCGACGAACACCGGACCGGGCATCCCGGTGGACCCGAACCGCACCCGCAACCTCCTCGAAGAGGATGCGCAGTAG
- the rplK gene encoding 50S ribosomal protein L11 — translation MPPKKKKLAGLIKLQIEAGKANPAPPVGPALGQHGVNIMEFCKAYNAATQQQLGNVIPVEISVYEDRSFDFKLKTPPAARLLLKAAGVQKGSAEPHKTKVAKVTMDQVREIAKTKQEDLNANDIEQAAKIIAGTARSMGITVEG, via the coding sequence ATGCCCCCCAAGAAGAAGAAGCTCGCCGGGCTCATCAAGCTGCAGATCGAGGCCGGTAAGGCGAATCCGGCTCCGCCGGTCGGCCCCGCGCTCGGTCAGCACGGCGTGAACATCATGGAGTTCTGCAAGGCGTACAACGCCGCTACTCAGCAGCAGCTCGGCAATGTCATCCCGGTCGAGATCTCGGTCTACGAAGATCGCTCGTTCGACTTCAAGCTGAAGACCCCGCCCGCCGCCCGGTTGCTGCTCAAGGCCGCCGGTGTGCAGAAGGGTTCGGCTGAGCCGCACAAGACCAAGGTCGCGAAGGTCACCATGGACCAGGTCCGTGAGATCGCCAAGACCAAGCAGGAAGACCTGAACGCCAACGACATCGAGCAGGCCGCGAAGATCATCGCCGGTACCGCGCGCTCGATGGGCATCACGGTCGAAGGCTAA
- the nusG gene encoding transcription termination/antitermination protein NusG, which translates to MSTPENDTNDEFPVDDAVEAAETAGESAAVDEAEAAPAEPEAPIDAEPADPVAEMTAALRRAPGDWYVIHSYAGYENKVKANLETRVQNLDLEEYIFQVEVPTEEVTEIKNGQRKHVNRKVLPGYILVRMELNDESWGAVRNTPGVTGFVGATSRPSPLTIADVVKFLVPAAQQQKKPTAAEVAAGASPSSDVSPKPTIEVDFEVGESVTVMDGPFATLPASISEVNAEQQKLKVLVSIFGRETPVELAFTQVAKI; encoded by the coding sequence GTGAGCACCCCGGAGAACGACACAAACGACGAGTTCCCGGTCGACGACGCGGTGGAAGCCGCCGAGACCGCCGGGGAATCCGCTGCTGTCGACGAAGCCGAGGCTGCTCCGGCCGAGCCTGAAGCGCCCATCGACGCCGAGCCGGCTGATCCGGTCGCCGAGATGACGGCCGCGCTGCGGCGCGCTCCGGGTGACTGGTACGTCATCCACTCCTACGCCGGTTACGAGAACAAGGTGAAGGCCAACCTCGAGACCCGCGTGCAGAACCTGGACCTCGAGGAGTACATCTTCCAGGTCGAGGTGCCGACCGAAGAGGTCACCGAGATCAAGAACGGCCAGCGCAAGCACGTCAACCGCAAGGTGCTGCCCGGCTACATCCTGGTCCGCATGGAACTCAACGACGAATCCTGGGGCGCGGTGCGTAACACCCCCGGTGTCACCGGTTTCGTCGGCGCCACCTCGCGCCCGTCCCCGCTGACCATCGCCGATGTCGTGAAGTTCCTGGTCCCGGCCGCGCAGCAGCAGAAGAAGCCGACCGCTGCCGAAGTCGCCGCCGGCGCTTCCCCGTCCTCCGACGTGTCCCCCAAGCCGACCATCGAGGTCGACTTCGAGGTCGGCGAGTCGGTCACCGTCATGGACGGCCCGTTCGCCACGCTGCCCGCCAGCATCTCCGAGGTCAACGCCGAACAGCAGAAGCTCAAGGTGCTGGTCTCGATCTTCGGCCGCGAGACTCCGGTCGAGTTGGCGTTCACCCAGGTCGCCAAGATCTAA